From a region of the Mycolicibacterium sp. MU0050 genome:
- a CDS encoding VIT1/CCC1 transporter family protein: MPRRLPHDFDHTHPDVTGGWLRAATFGAMDGLVSNTALIAGVAAGAGASAVVLAGVAGLLAGAFSMALGEYTSVTTANEQIDAEVRVEKRAFKLYPEAEEREMTVAFQQMGLSAETAQRAAEELHRDKQQALRVHLVTELGVDPTEKPSPKVAAASSFLMFCIGAIIPLIPYLLGYESLTAGLLCGGAGLIIAGAAAAHFTKQPLWFGGARQLLFGAIAIGATYVVGLLVGQVV; encoded by the coding sequence ATGCCCAGGCGGTTACCTCACGACTTCGATCACACCCACCCGGACGTGACCGGCGGCTGGTTGCGGGCCGCGACGTTCGGGGCCATGGACGGACTGGTCAGCAACACCGCGCTGATCGCGGGGGTGGCCGCCGGAGCCGGCGCCAGTGCCGTGGTGCTCGCCGGGGTCGCGGGTCTGCTGGCCGGCGCATTCTCGATGGCGCTGGGTGAATACACGTCGGTGACCACCGCCAACGAGCAGATCGACGCGGAGGTGCGCGTCGAGAAGCGGGCGTTCAAGCTGTACCCGGAGGCCGAGGAGCGGGAGATGACCGTCGCCTTCCAGCAGATGGGTCTGTCGGCGGAAACCGCGCAGCGCGCCGCCGAGGAACTGCACCGCGACAAGCAGCAGGCGCTGCGGGTCCACCTGGTCACCGAGCTCGGCGTCGACCCGACGGAAAAACCGTCGCCCAAGGTGGCGGCGGCCTCGTCGTTCCTGATGTTCTGCATCGGCGCGATCATCCCGCTGATCCCGTACCTGCTGGGCTACGAGTCGTTGACGGCGGGCCTGCTGTGCGGCGGCGCCGGGTTGATCATCGCCGGTGCGGCGGCGGCGCACTTCACCAAGCAGCCGCTGTGGTTCGGCGGCGCGCGCCAGCTGCTGTTCGGCGCGATCGCCATCGGCGCCACCTACGTGGTCGGGCTGCTCGTCGGTCAGGTCGTTTGA
- a CDS encoding esterase-like activity of phytase family protein yields the protein MLRALLVVAAAAVACAPAASLEELRYHDQVTVAHGEMFEGTTIGGLSAISYHPGEDRYYVLSDDKAQHGPVRFYTVEMPLRDNTIDELRFTGMHPLAGAGDADAEGLAVDPARGRLYWSTEGGRPDGDGTPVTQPWLRIAGLDGSAVGEFELPANFVVSPDASRGIRANNGLEGLALTPDGAALFAGLEEPLYEDPPALTRITEFDVESRKPLGQYAYRLEPAPAGRSNGLAGMVALSDTAFLVIERAGGPGPTIRLFRAEIGAATDTLAMDVLPDDLVPMAKTLVADLSAAGGPVPLDNIEGITLGPADSVVLVSDDNFNPAQVTQFLLYSGLRREDAG from the coding sequence GTGTTGCGGGCGCTGCTGGTCGTCGCCGCGGCCGCGGTGGCCTGCGCACCGGCGGCGAGCCTCGAGGAGTTGCGCTACCACGACCAGGTGACGGTCGCGCACGGCGAAATGTTCGAGGGCACCACGATCGGTGGCCTCTCGGCGATCAGCTATCACCCGGGTGAAGACCGCTACTACGTCCTCAGCGACGACAAGGCGCAGCACGGGCCGGTGCGGTTCTACACCGTCGAGATGCCTTTGCGCGACAACACGATCGATGAGCTCCGCTTCACCGGCATGCACCCGCTGGCCGGGGCCGGCGACGCCGACGCCGAGGGTTTGGCCGTCGATCCGGCGCGCGGCCGGCTGTACTGGTCCACCGAGGGCGGCCGGCCCGACGGCGACGGCACGCCCGTCACGCAACCCTGGCTGCGGATCGCCGGACTCGACGGCAGCGCGGTCGGCGAGTTCGAGCTGCCGGCGAACTTCGTGGTGTCGCCCGACGCGAGCCGGGGAATCCGCGCCAACAACGGGCTGGAGGGGCTGGCCCTGACCCCCGACGGCGCAGCGCTGTTCGCCGGGCTGGAGGAACCGCTGTATGAGGACCCGCCCGCGCTGACCCGTATCACCGAGTTCGACGTCGAGTCCCGAAAGCCGCTGGGGCAGTATGCCTATCGCCTGGAGCCCGCCCCGGCCGGGCGCTCCAACGGACTGGCGGGCATGGTGGCGTTGTCGGACACTGCGTTCCTGGTGATCGAACGTGCCGGCGGGCCGGGCCCGACGATCCGGCTGTTCCGTGCCGAAATCGGTGCCGCGACGGACACGTTGGCCATGGACGTGCTGCCGGACGATCTCGTGCCGATGGCCAAGACCCTGGTGGCGGACCTGAGCGCGGCCGGTGGCCCGGTGCCGCTGGACAACATCGAGGGCATCACCCTGGGGCCGGCGGACTCGGTGGTGCTGGTCAGCGACGACAACTTCAACCCCGCGCAGGTGACGCAGTTCCTGCTGTACTCCGGTCTGCGTCGAGAAGACGCCGGGTGA
- a CDS encoding MarR family winged helix-turn-helix transcriptional regulator: MSPATSELGVELLAVVARFNRLATQRSRPPLPWAQARLLSMIEESGQARISDLAHRDNCSQPTMTTQVRRLEQAGLATRTQDPSDARAVLIRITDKGVRTLQQVRVDRAAVVDPLLAALDEADREVLEAAVGVFRRLLEAAADDAGAEK, encoded by the coding sequence ATGTCGCCGGCAACCAGCGAGCTCGGGGTGGAACTACTGGCCGTCGTGGCCCGGTTCAACCGCCTGGCCACCCAGCGCAGTCGACCCCCGCTCCCGTGGGCGCAGGCCCGCCTGCTGTCCATGATCGAGGAATCGGGTCAGGCCCGCATCTCGGACCTCGCCCACCGCGACAACTGCTCGCAACCGACGATGACCACCCAGGTCCGTCGGCTCGAACAAGCCGGACTGGCCACCCGCACGCAGGACCCCTCCGATGCCCGCGCGGTGCTCATCCGCATCACCGACAAGGGTGTTCGCACCCTGCAGCAGGTTCGCGTCGACCGCGCCGCGGTGGTCGACCCGCTGCTCGCGGCGCTCGACGAGGCCGACCGCGAGGTGCTCGAGGCGGCCGTCGGGGTGTTCCGCCGCCTGCTCGAGGCCGCCGCTGACGATGCCGGCGCCGAGAAATAG
- a CDS encoding ATP-binding cassette domain-containing protein has translation MTATRPASRPARARSLQPAEMAQSAVMAALCAACAVIAVIVPFAQSVALLGMVPMGLLAYRYRLRALIAAAFAGGAIAFLVAGLGGFMTVMICAYIGGLTGIVKRKGRGVLTVLGTSMIAGLAFGLFVVVALLGLSRLRVLIFDTITANATGLARFNESAARFTDWLGIPPFTWLGDGLAATADPIRDVVEWGLRYWPLLVCGYAVGSIMVTSLIGWWVLSRVLEQLRGIPDVHKLETPDPGPPGPLPVQLRDVRFRYPGAEHDALAPISLDIDVGEHIAVTGANGSGKTTLMLLLAGREPSSGTVARPGAVALGEANGTSVVLQHPESQVLGTRVADDVVWGLPPGREVDVEALLEEVGLGGMGERDTGGLSGGELQRLAVAGALARNPSLLIADEVTSMVDQAGRDALLELLSGLTQRHPMSVLQITHYAGEAESANRVVSLSDSLDNTDMVGTAAPGTTPPLEAAATTPVIEFDHVSHEYGAGTPWAKTALRDISFTVHEGDGVLIHGGNGSGKSTLAWIMAGLITPTCGAVRVDGKPAAEQSGEVAVAFQAARLQLLRPRVDLEVASAAGFEPGDHDRVVAALARVGLDAALARRRIDQLSGGQMRRVVLAGLLARSPRVLILDEPLAGVDAANQRNLLVLLEDLRRETGLTVVVISHDFVGLEGLCPRTLHLKDGALEPAAQSAKELS, from the coding sequence ATGACCGCAACCCGGCCCGCATCCCGTCCTGCGCGGGCGCGGTCGTTGCAGCCCGCCGAGATGGCCCAGTCCGCGGTGATGGCTGCGTTGTGTGCGGCCTGCGCGGTGATCGCCGTCATCGTCCCGTTCGCGCAGAGCGTCGCCCTGCTCGGGATGGTGCCCATGGGGTTGCTCGCCTACCGCTACCGGCTGCGCGCCCTGATCGCCGCGGCGTTCGCGGGCGGCGCGATCGCCTTCCTGGTCGCCGGCCTCGGCGGCTTCATGACGGTCATGATCTGCGCCTACATCGGCGGCCTCACCGGCATCGTCAAACGCAAGGGACGCGGGGTGCTGACCGTGCTGGGCACCAGCATGATCGCGGGCCTGGCGTTCGGCCTGTTCGTGGTGGTGGCGCTGCTCGGGCTGTCCCGGCTGCGGGTGCTGATCTTCGACACCATCACCGCCAACGCCACCGGCCTGGCCCGCTTCAACGAGTCCGCGGCCCGGTTCACGGACTGGTTGGGGATTCCGCCGTTCACCTGGTTGGGCGACGGGCTGGCCGCGACGGCGGACCCGATCCGCGACGTGGTGGAGTGGGGCCTGCGGTACTGGCCGCTGCTGGTGTGTGGCTACGCGGTGGGGTCCATCATGGTGACCTCGCTGATCGGCTGGTGGGTGCTGTCCCGGGTGCTCGAACAGCTTCGCGGCATCCCCGACGTCCACAAGCTGGAGACCCCTGACCCCGGGCCCCCCGGCCCGCTGCCGGTGCAGCTGCGCGACGTCCGGTTCCGTTACCCGGGCGCCGAGCACGACGCGCTGGCCCCGATCAGCCTCGACATCGACGTCGGCGAGCACATCGCGGTCACCGGCGCCAACGGTTCGGGCAAGACCACCCTGATGTTGCTGCTCGCCGGCCGCGAACCCAGCTCCGGCACCGTGGCGCGGCCGGGTGCGGTCGCACTCGGCGAGGCCAACGGCACCTCGGTGGTGCTGCAGCACCCCGAAAGCCAGGTGCTCGGGACCCGCGTCGCCGACGACGTGGTGTGGGGGCTGCCGCCCGGCCGCGAGGTCGACGTCGAAGCCCTGCTCGAGGAGGTCGGCCTGGGCGGCATGGGGGAGCGCGACACCGGCGGCCTGTCCGGCGGCGAACTGCAACGCCTGGCCGTGGCCGGCGCGCTGGCGCGGAACCCGTCGCTGCTGATCGCCGACGAGGTGACCTCGATGGTCGATCAGGCCGGCCGCGACGCCCTGCTCGAATTGCTGTCGGGCCTGACCCAGCGGCACCCGATGAGCGTGCTGCAGATCACCCACTACGCCGGGGAGGCCGAATCTGCCAACCGTGTCGTGAGCCTGTCCGATTCCCTGGACAACACCGACATGGTCGGCACCGCCGCGCCCGGCACCACCCCACCGCTCGAGGCCGCCGCCACCACCCCGGTGATCGAGTTCGACCACGTCAGCCACGAATATGGGGCGGGTACGCCGTGGGCCAAGACGGCGCTGCGCGATATCAGCTTCACCGTGCACGAGGGCGACGGCGTCCTCATCCACGGCGGCAACGGTTCCGGCAAGTCCACCCTGGCGTGGATCATGGCCGGCCTGATCACCCCCACCTGCGGCGCGGTGCGGGTGGACGGCAAACCGGCCGCCGAGCAGTCCGGCGAGGTGGCGGTCGCCTTTCAGGCCGCGCGTCTGCAGCTGCTGCGGCCCCGGGTGGACCTCGAGGTCGCCTCGGCCGCGGGGTTCGAACCCGGTGACCACGACCGGGTGGTCGCCGCGCTGGCGCGGGTCGGTCTCGACGCGGCGTTGGCGCGCCGGCGCATCGACCAACTCTCCGGCGGTCAGATGCGCCGGGTGGTCCTCGCGGGCCTGCTCGCCCGCTCACCGCGGGTGCTGATCCTCGATGAGCCGCTGGCCGGCGTGGACGCCGCCAATCAACGAAACCTGTTGGTGTTGCTGGAGGATCTGCGCCGCGAGACCGGCCTGACGGTGGTGGTGATCTCGCACGACTTCGTCGGCCTCGAAGGGCTGTGCCCCCGCACTCTGCACCTCAAGGACGGCGCGCTGGAACCCGCGGCGCAATCGGCGAAGGAACTGTCATGA
- a CDS encoding energy-coupling factor transporter transmembrane protein EcfT, translated as MTASTKRQRRPVVLLRPVPGTSPIHELWAGTKLLVVFTLSVLLTFFPGWVPIVGVGVLVLVAIRLARISRGVLPTIPWWLWLLLAFGALTAALGAGSPEVTIGSVELGLGGLLNFTRITLLAVVLLGLCMLVSWTTNVSDIAPAIATLGRPFKKLRLPVDDWAVATALALRSFPMLLDEFRVLYAARRLRPRPYFPRRMRLRRLGFELVDMLAAAITVALRRGDEMGDAITARGGTGQFSASKGRFRRRDAVALAIVFTFCAAAMASELFVMGTSPGRA; from the coding sequence ATGACGGCATCGACCAAACGCCAGCGACGCCCGGTCGTGCTCCTGCGCCCGGTGCCCGGCACGTCGCCGATTCACGAATTGTGGGCCGGCACCAAGCTGCTCGTGGTCTTCACGCTCTCGGTGCTGCTCACGTTCTTCCCGGGCTGGGTGCCCATCGTCGGGGTGGGCGTGCTGGTGCTGGTGGCGATCCGGCTGGCGCGCATCTCCCGCGGTGTTCTGCCCACCATCCCGTGGTGGTTGTGGCTGCTGCTCGCGTTCGGGGCGCTGACCGCGGCCCTGGGGGCCGGCAGCCCCGAAGTGACGATCGGCTCGGTGGAGCTGGGCCTGGGCGGCCTGCTGAACTTCACCCGCATCACCCTGCTGGCGGTGGTCCTGCTGGGTCTGTGCATGTTGGTGTCCTGGACGACGAATGTCTCCGACATCGCGCCTGCGATCGCCACCCTGGGCCGCCCGTTCAAGAAGTTGCGCCTCCCGGTCGACGACTGGGCGGTGGCCACCGCGCTCGCGTTGCGCTCGTTCCCGATGCTGCTCGACGAGTTCCGGGTGCTGTATGCGGCGCGCAGGTTACGGCCGCGGCCATACTTCCCGCGGCGAATGCGGCTGCGCCGGCTCGGTTTCGAACTCGTCGACATGCTGGCGGCGGCCATCACGGTGGCCCTGCGCCGCGGCGACGAGATGGGCGACGCGATCACCGCCCGCGGCGGCACGGGTCAGTTCTCCGCGAGCAAGGGCCGGTTCCGCCGCCGCGACGCGGTGGCCCTCGCGATCGTGTTCACCTTCTGTGCGGCGGCGATGGCGTCGGAACTGTTCGTGATGGGGACCAGCCCGGGCCGCGCCTGA
- a CDS encoding phosphotransferase, which produces MSVPALELLLGPDAAAILAAAAGAYDADLTALRVADAHVAPTGGVRVRYLADVRRADGGVRREVFVAATGDRIPAGAAVLAGEFAGASVEVGVWRWSQDPALPGMAVINDPARLAEVFEAAGLVPPPDPRVTVRAYRPGQRAVVEVASATVPAARRWFVKLVRPETVADLQLRHRLLGATLPVPPVAAADERGLIVLPEAPGTVLRQAIDADAALPSPRALSEVLDALPTRLLDLPARRGHLQRIEDSARVLELTGTRGPGELAQLRASVADQLRSAATDARGTVVPVHGDFYEAQVLVDDGRVSGIIDVDSAGPGERVDEWANLLGHLSVFGLGNPRAAAYGAEVLAHVRSQTDAEDLAVRTAAVVFGLATGPFRTQREDWVQRTRQRLELSRRWLTSMRTHSSAAPAALIFATDD; this is translated from the coding sequence ATGTCCGTCCCCGCCCTGGAACTGCTGCTGGGGCCGGACGCCGCCGCCATTCTCGCGGCCGCCGCCGGCGCCTACGACGCGGACCTGACGGCCCTGCGGGTCGCCGACGCGCACGTCGCGCCGACCGGCGGCGTCCGGGTCCGCTACCTCGCGGATGTCCGTCGCGCCGACGGCGGCGTGCGCCGCGAGGTGTTCGTCGCCGCCACCGGCGACCGCATCCCGGCCGGTGCGGCGGTGCTGGCCGGTGAGTTCGCCGGCGCATCCGTCGAGGTCGGCGTGTGGCGCTGGTCCCAGGACCCGGCGCTGCCGGGGATGGCGGTGATCAACGATCCGGCCCGGCTCGCCGAGGTGTTCGAGGCCGCCGGGTTGGTGCCGCCGCCGGACCCGCGGGTGACCGTGCGCGCCTATCGGCCCGGTCAGCGCGCCGTGGTGGAGGTCGCCTCGGCAACCGTGCCGGCGGCCCGACGCTGGTTCGTGAAGCTGGTGCGCCCCGAGACGGTGGCGGACCTGCAGCTCCGACACCGACTGCTCGGCGCGACGCTGCCGGTGCCGCCGGTCGCGGCCGCCGACGAGCGCGGCTTGATCGTGTTGCCCGAGGCGCCGGGCACCGTCCTGCGGCAGGCGATCGACGCCGACGCGGCGCTGCCGTCGCCGCGGGCGCTGAGCGAGGTCCTGGACGCGTTGCCGACGCGGCTGCTGGACCTGCCGGCCCGGCGCGGGCACCTGCAGCGCATCGAGGATTCCGCGCGGGTCCTGGAACTCACCGGTACCCGCGGCCCGGGGGAGCTGGCGCAGCTGCGAGCGTCGGTAGCCGACCAATTGCGTTCGGCGGCAACCGATGCGCGCGGCACCGTCGTGCCCGTGCACGGTGACTTCTACGAGGCTCAGGTGCTGGTCGACGACGGGCGGGTCAGCGGGATCATCGACGTCGATTCCGCGGGTCCCGGTGAGCGGGTCGACGAATGGGCCAACCTGCTGGGGCACCTGTCGGTGTTCGGCCTCGGCAACCCGCGGGCGGCGGCCTACGGCGCCGAGGTGCTGGCCCACGTCCGGTCGCAGACCGACGCCGAGGACCTGGCCGTGCGGACGGCGGCGGTGGTGTTCGGCCTGGCGACCGGCCCGTTCCGCACCCAGCGCGAGGACTGGGTGCAGCGCACCCGCCAACGTCTCGAGCTGTCCCGACGGTGGTTGACGAGCATGAGAACTCACTCATCTGCGGCTCCCGCGGCCCTCATCTTCGCCACCGACGATTGA
- a CDS encoding oligopeptide:H+ symporter, translated as MSTADTSTGPQDRTVFGHPIGLTNLFGVELWERFSFYGMLTILGYYLYYSVTDGGLGLAQSTATGIVGAYGGLVYLSTVLGGWIADRVLGMERTVFYGGIVVMAGHIALAVLPGMTGVGVGLVLVALGSGALKANASSLLGTLYAKGDPRADGGFTLFYLGINMGAFAGPLITGLLQTRVGFHWGFGAAAVGMALGLAQYVFFRRNLGSHGRDVPNPLPRSAVGKSLAVIAAAIVVIVAVIALGWVTLANLSQVTTLVIALASIAYFVIMLTNSRVTTVERTRVRAFIPLFVANAVFWSLFQQIFTVLAVYSDERMNWSVFGWTAPSNWIGSFEPVWIILLSPLFAIMWTRLGNRAPTTPRKFAYGVIGMGLAFLCFVPLAGTAGRSVPVLIVAAIMAVFAISELLLSPIGLSVTTKLAPEAFRAQMMALYFFSVGLGTAMSGVLAGYYDAAREFAYFGILGAVAVVVGVLVLAVAPWISRHMEGVH; from the coding sequence ATGTCTACTGCCGACACCTCCACCGGCCCCCAGGACCGCACGGTATTCGGGCATCCCATCGGTTTGACCAACCTGTTCGGTGTCGAACTGTGGGAACGGTTCTCGTTCTACGGGATGCTCACCATCCTCGGCTACTACCTGTACTACTCGGTCACCGACGGCGGTCTCGGCCTGGCGCAGAGCACCGCGACGGGCATCGTCGGCGCGTACGGCGGCCTGGTGTACCTGTCGACCGTCCTGGGTGGCTGGATCGCCGACCGAGTCCTGGGGATGGAGCGCACCGTCTTCTACGGCGGCATCGTGGTGATGGCCGGGCACATCGCGCTGGCGGTGTTGCCCGGCATGACCGGGGTGGGCGTCGGGCTGGTGCTGGTGGCGCTGGGTTCGGGAGCCTTGAAGGCCAACGCGTCCTCGCTGCTGGGCACGCTGTACGCCAAGGGCGACCCGCGCGCCGACGGCGGTTTCACGCTGTTCTACCTCGGCATCAACATGGGCGCGTTCGCGGGGCCGCTGATCACCGGCCTGCTGCAGACCCGGGTCGGTTTCCACTGGGGCTTCGGCGCGGCCGCGGTCGGGATGGCGCTGGGGCTGGCGCAATACGTGTTCTTCCGGCGCAACCTCGGCTCGCACGGTCGCGACGTGCCGAACCCGTTGCCGCGCAGCGCCGTCGGCAAGAGCTTGGCGGTGATCGCCGCGGCGATCGTCGTCATCGTCGCGGTCATCGCGCTGGGCTGGGTGACGCTGGCGAACCTGTCGCAGGTGACCACCCTGGTGATCGCGCTGGCCTCGATCGCGTACTTCGTGATCATGCTGACCAATTCGCGGGTGACAACCGTGGAACGCACCCGGGTGCGCGCTTTCATCCCGCTGTTCGTCGCCAACGCCGTGTTCTGGTCGCTGTTCCAGCAGATCTTCACGGTGCTGGCGGTCTACTCCGACGAGCGGATGAACTGGTCGGTGTTCGGTTGGACGGCGCCGTCGAACTGGATCGGCTCGTTCGAACCGGTGTGGATCATCCTGCTCTCACCGCTGTTCGCGATCATGTGGACGCGGTTGGGCAACCGGGCGCCCACCACGCCGCGCAAGTTCGCCTACGGCGTCATCGGAATGGGTTTGGCGTTTCTGTGTTTCGTGCCGCTGGCGGGTACGGCGGGCCGCTCGGTGCCGGTGCTGATCGTCGCGGCGATCATGGCGGTCTTCGCGATCTCGGAGTTGCTGCTGTCGCCCATCGGGTTGTCGGTGACCACCAAGCTGGCGCCGGAGGCGTTCCGTGCGCAGATGATGGCGCTGTACTTCTTCTCGGTGGGGCTCGGCACGGCGATGTCCGGGGTGCTGGCCGGATACTACGACGCGGCCCGCGAGTTCGCGTACTTCGGCATCCTCGGTGCCGTGGCGGTGGTGGTCGGCGTGCTGGTTCTCGCCGTGGCCCCGTGGATCAGCCGGCACATGGAGGGCGTGCATTAG
- a CDS encoding sugar ABC transporter substrate-binding protein yields the protein MVRLRFSTLFALGVLGVIVSLLAAAVWLGREVAPAGRTLLTLRLWDEQVAGAYRQSLDAFTAANPDIEVRINVVAYAGYFDSLRTDVAGGSADDIFWISNAYFAGYADSGRLLPITPAPDWEPSVVEQFTRDQTLWGVPQLTDAGIALYYNTELLRRAGVDPADLDDLSWGTADDTLRPLAMRLTLDAQGRHAGTPGFDPGRIRQWGYNAANDLQGIYLNFIGSAGGEFSSGDRFVFDNPQAATAFEYLTRLINTDRAAPPASATNDNGDFSRNQFLAGRMALFQSGTYNLANVAQADFDWGVALLPRGPAGRVSVTNGIAAAGNSATRHPETTRRVLAWLGSTEGNAHLGAGGAAIPAVLGAQPVYHDYWARRGVDVSPFFDVLDGPRLSAPGGTGFPAGFAALKPYFDEMFLGRLPVQDALQQAQAAANTAASR from the coding sequence ATGGTTAGGCTGCGGTTTTCGACGCTGTTCGCGTTGGGCGTACTCGGGGTGATCGTGAGCCTGCTGGCGGCGGCGGTGTGGCTGGGCCGGGAGGTGGCGCCGGCGGGGCGCACGCTGCTGACCCTGCGGCTGTGGGATGAGCAGGTGGCGGGCGCCTACCGGCAGTCCCTGGACGCGTTCACCGCGGCCAATCCCGACATCGAGGTGCGGATCAACGTCGTCGCCTATGCCGGCTACTTCGACTCGCTGCGCACCGACGTGGCCGGCGGCAGCGCCGACGACATCTTCTGGATCAGCAACGCCTACTTCGCCGGCTACGCCGACAGCGGGCGCCTGCTCCCCATCACGCCCGCACCCGACTGGGAGCCGTCGGTGGTCGAGCAGTTCACCCGCGACCAAACCCTTTGGGGCGTACCACAACTGACCGACGCCGGTATCGCGCTGTACTACAACACCGAGTTGCTGCGGCGCGCCGGCGTGGACCCGGCCGACCTCGACGACCTGAGCTGGGGCACCGCCGACGACACGCTGCGCCCGCTGGCGATGCGGCTGACCCTCGACGCACAGGGTCGGCACGCCGGCACCCCGGGATTCGACCCGGGCCGCATCCGCCAGTGGGGCTACAACGCTGCCAACGACCTGCAGGGCATCTACCTGAACTTCATCGGCTCGGCGGGCGGCGAGTTCTCCTCGGGCGACCGCTTCGTGTTCGACAACCCGCAGGCCGCAACGGCGTTCGAGTACCTGACCAGGTTGATCAACACCGACCGCGCGGCGCCGCCGGCCTCGGCCACCAACGACAACGGCGACTTCTCCCGCAATCAGTTCCTGGCCGGCCGGATGGCGCTGTTCCAGTCGGGCACCTACAACCTGGCCAACGTCGCCCAGGCCGACTTCGACTGGGGCGTCGCGCTGCTGCCGCGCGGCCCGGCCGGACGGGTCAGCGTCACCAACGGGATTGCCGCCGCGGGCAATTCGGCCACCCGGCACCCCGAGACGACGCGCCGGGTGCTGGCCTGGCTGGGCAGCACGGAGGGCAACGCCCACCTCGGCGCCGGCGGCGCCGCCATCCCGGCCGTGCTGGGCGCGCAGCCGGTCTACCACGACTACTGGGCGCGGCGTGGGGTCGACGTCAGCCCGTTCTTCGACGTGCTCGACGGCCCCCGCCTGAGCGCGCCGGGCGGCACGGGGTTCCCCGCCGGTTTCGCCGCGCTCAAGCCGTATTTCGACGAGATGTTCCTGGGCCGCCTGCCGGTCCAGGATGCGCTGCAGCAGGCGCAGGCGGCCGCGAACACCGCCGCCTCGCGCTAA
- a CDS encoding carbohydrate ABC transporter permease: MTSPRLWLVYLGLAVGAVITLAPFALGLLTSLTSAEQFAAGSPLSWPDPPTLENYTGLAGFGFGRALVVTALMTAVILVGQLTFSVLAAYAFARLEFPGRDALFWVYIATLMVPATVTVVPLYLMMAQLGLRNTFWALVLPFVFGSPYAIFLLREHFRGIPRDLERAARIDGANTLDVLVHVVLPSSRPILVTLALITVVSQWNSFMWPLVITSGSQWRVLTVATAGLQSQYNAQWTLVMAATTLAMAPLIVLFLASQRHIARSIVLTGLK, encoded by the coding sequence ATGACCTCACCTAGGTTGTGGCTGGTCTACCTGGGACTGGCGGTGGGCGCGGTGATCACGCTGGCGCCGTTCGCGCTGGGACTGCTGACGTCGTTGACCTCGGCCGAGCAGTTCGCCGCCGGGTCGCCGCTGTCCTGGCCCGACCCGCCGACGCTGGAGAACTACACCGGGCTGGCGGGTTTCGGCTTCGGCCGCGCGCTGGTGGTGACGGCGCTGATGACCGCGGTCATCCTGGTGGGACAGCTGACGTTCTCGGTGTTGGCGGCCTACGCCTTCGCGCGGCTGGAGTTTCCCGGCCGCGACGCGCTGTTCTGGGTGTACATCGCGACGCTGATGGTGCCGGCGACCGTGACGGTGGTGCCGCTGTATCTGATGATGGCCCAGCTCGGGTTGCGGAACACGTTCTGGGCGTTGGTGTTGCCGTTCGTGTTCGGCTCGCCCTACGCGATCTTCCTGCTGCGCGAGCACTTTCGCGGGATTCCCCGGGACCTGGAACGCGCGGCCCGCATCGACGGCGCCAACACCCTGGACGTGCTGGTGCATGTGGTGCTGCCGTCGTCGCGGCCGATCCTGGTGACGTTGGCGTTGATCACGGTGGTCTCGCAATGGAATTCGTTCATGTGGCCGCTGGTGATCACCAGCGGGTCGCAATGGCGGGTGCTCACGGTGGCCACCGCGGGGCTGCAGTCGCAGTACAACGCGCAGTGGACGCTCGTGATGGCCGCCACGACCCTGGCGATGGCGCCGCTGATCGTCCTCTTCCTCGCCTCCCAGCGGCACATCGCCCGCTCCATCGTCCTCACGGGGCTCAAATGA